The Nitrospinaceae bacterium genome includes the window CGCTAACAGGCCATCTCGTTTTCAGTACCCTCCACACCAACGATTCTGTGGGTGCGGTGACGAGGCTTGTCGAAATGGGAATCGAGCCGTTTCTCATTTCCTCGTCTTTGGTCGGGGTGATGGCGCAGCGGCTTGTCAGAAAAATTTGCTCCCATTGCGCCGAGCCGAAGAATTTTGATTCGGCGCTTCTCCGGGAGGTGGGGCTATTGGGCGAGGATCTCTCTACGGCCCCCCCCAATTTGACGCATGGCAAAGGTTGCCCGGTTTGTTACCACACGGGCTACAGGGGTCGCTCTGGGATTTTCGAGGTCCTAGAGGTCAACGAGGAGATGCGCGAGTTGATGAACTCGCGAAACGATGCCACAGCCCTTAAGGCGGCAGCTCGTAGAAATGGAATGCGCACTCTGCTTGAGGATGGCGGCCTCAAGGTGGCGGCAGGAAAGACCACCCCAGAGGAAGTCCTTCGGATCGTTCAGGCGTAGTTAGCTCGTAATCAGCCAAGCACCAGGGAATTTTGAAATATGCCCGTATTCATATATCGCGCCCTTGATTCAAGAGGCCGGACACATGAAGATGAAATTGTCGCAGAAAGCTCTGTCGCGGCGCGCGAGGGAATAAGGAAAAAGGGGCTATTCCCCGTCGAGGTGAACGATTATGCCCAGGGGCGAAAACTACCTTCCCTGAGATCGCTTTTCACTCGCTCGGGGAATTTTTCTGCAACGAACCTCTCGGATTTCACTCGCCAGTTGGCGACCCTTCTCGATGCCGGGCTTCAGGTTGTGCCTGCCATGGCGATTCTCATTCGCCAGAGCCGGGACGAGGCCAGCCGCCGCCTTCTTACTCAGATTCGGGAAAACGTGAACGAGGGTATGTCACTCGAAAAAGCGATGGGAGAGCACCCTAAGATTTTTGCCGAGCTATACGTCAGCCTTGTGCGGGCGGGCGAGGCAAGCGGGGCGCTAGGTATGATTCTGAGTCGTTTGGCCGATTATCTTGAACTCCAGCAAAATCTGCGCCGCCGCCTTTCGGGCGCGCTAGCCTATCCCGCCCTGATGGTCCTGACGGGAACCTCGGTTCTTATATTTATGCTGACGTTCGTGATCCCTCGGGTGGTGAAAATCTTCACACAGGCTCAGCAGGACCTCCCCTGGCCCACCCGATTTTTGATCAATGGAAGTTATGTTCTGACCCAATACGCAGAGATTTGGTTGTTGGCAGGGGTAGGGCTCGGAGCAGGTGTCTATTTATGGTTGAAAACAGATAAAGGACTCTGGGCATGGGAGGGCGCGAAACTCAAGATCCCTCTCTTTGGCGGCCTTATTTTGAAGCAGTCCATTGCGCGATTCGGCAGGACGCTAGGCGAGTTATTAACTGCGGGACTCCCAATCCTTGACGCCATGACAATCTCGAAGCTTGTGATTGGAAACCGCGTTTTGGAGCATTGGGTGGATCAAGCCAAGGAGGAGACGCACAAGGGTGGCGCTCTGAGCCAAGCTCTTGAGCGTAGTGGATACTTTCCCCCTGTTTTTACAGATATGGTGGGGGTGGGGGAAGAATCAGGCCGGCTAGACAGCATGTTACTCAAGGTATCGGCGCATCTTGAGGATGAGTCGGAATCCACGATTCAGACGATGATGTCGCTCGTTGAGCCCCTGTTAATCCTCGTGATGGGGGTGGCCGTGGGATTCATTGTGATTGCAGTGTTGCTTCCTCTCTTCGAGATTAGTCAAATCATTCGTTGATTTGAGATAAGGATAATCATTTCGTGGCCGTTAAAATTATCAGTCTTGAACTTGATAAACGCACTCTAAGGGCGGTGAAAGTTCGTAAAGGCTGGCGAAAACTCACGCTTGAATCGGATTTCGTGGCAGAGCTTCCCGGAGATCCCGAAGATCAGGAAGGCTGGGATCGCGTGCGTACCTCTTTTCATACCTGGAGCAAAGAAGGCGGCCAACCGAATCTGATTTCGGCGAGCCTGCCGGGACTAGAGGCGATACCCTCACGTCTTCAGTTTCCCTTTCGGCGTCTCTCGAAAATCGGGCAAGCTCTCAAGGCCGAGATGGAAAGCGCCATGCCTCTTTCTGTAGATGAAACGGTAGCGGATTTTGTGCTTTCCGGAGAGGCGAAGGGCGATATCCAGAATGTTCTCGCCGTGGGTGCGCCCAAATCTTCGCTGTCGGCGCACCTGGAGCGATTGGCCAAGCTTGATATAGATCCCGATCGGATTGAGTATACGCCACTCACCGTTGCTAAAACTGTTATGAACCTGATGCCCTCCTACGCTAAAGGTATTTTCGGTGTTCTTCACATTGCTGATTCGTATGTGTCGTTCTCTCTTTGCGAAAAAGAAAAACCTTTATTTATAAGAACTTTTCAGCGAAATGATTGGTTGGAGGCGACGCCGGAGGAAGATGGAGTAGACGGTAACCCACAGGAAAATGTGTCGGCTGCCATAGATCCCGATTTTCTGATCAAGGAAATGCGGCGAACGCTCCGCGCTTGCTCTGCTCTCCTCGAAAATGGTCATCAAATTGCCCACCTTGTTTTGTCGGGCGAGGGTAATCTGAGTGTGCTCTCTCAGCAGCTTGAAGCCGAGCTGGGTGTCCATTGCCGAGAAATTTATTTTGGAGATGGAAGCCGTATTTTATCGAAGGACAGGCAGCGTACTAGTCGGGTGCAAAATTTTGCTGCCCCGCTAGGGGCGGTGCTCGATGAAAGTAAATCTTTTGGTAAGGGGTTTGACCTTCGCCGCGAGGAATATGCGCGTCGGGAGGGTTGGCGTGAGCTTCGCAGGCCGATCTTAACGACCGCCTTCGCCGCCGCTGTTTTGCTGGCGGTTGGGATGGGAGACTTGATGCTTAAGGTCCGGCACGAGGAGATTCGTTTGAATGTGGTTCAGTCCGAAGTCAATACCGCTCTTCATGCAGTATTCCCCGATGGAAAGCGGGTCTCGAATCCTGGACGCCGAATTACAAGGCAGGTAGAAACTCAGACGAGCCGTCTGGAGGAACTGCTCGGTGGCACGCTCCAGGGTAATACGCCTCTTCGGGTGATGGCGGCGATAAGCTCTTCTGTTCCGGCTAATGTGGAAATTCGAATGAATCATCTATTGATTGATGATAAAAGGATATCTTTGAAGGGTGAGACCTTGAATTTTGAATCCGTTGACCGTATTAAAAAAGTATTGAGCAAAAAGAAAGAATTCGGTGCCCCCGAAGTAAAACAGGCGAAATTGATGACGGGCAAGCGGGGTGTGGAATTTCTCATCGAGCTGGCCCCGAACGGCGCGACCAAGGAATAGAGGAAGATGAAACTCTCGAAGCGCGAATATGTCTTCATGGCGATAGGTGCATCTCTCGTGTTTGTGCTTGCCTTGAGTGAGTTTTTCGTGAGGCCCTACTGGACCCGCCATCAAGAGCTTGAGAAAAAAGTATCCCGTCTCGATAACGAATTGAGGCAAGTGCGGCGGTTGTTGGTTCGTTTTAAGCAAAACCGCAAGCTGCTCAAGGATGTTGAGAAAAGATTGATTCACGAGGGGGATAGCTTCTCGCTTTTTTCTTTTTTAGAAGAGGCAGCCGGGCAGGTAGGTATTCGTAGTCGCCTTACCTCTATGAGCCCGTCTCAAGGAGACGCGGCGAACGGTTATCGGCGGCATGAGATGTCGATTCGATTTGAGGGACTTAGCGTGGGTGAATTGGTTCGATTCTTAGAGTATCTTGAAAAGGCGCCGAAGTTGGTTCGTGTGGAGCGTCTGAGAATTGATCGCTCGAGTCGAAAGCCGGGTCGAGTAAAAGTTTCTGCTAAAGTCATTACTTTTGCCATTCAGGCAACGGGAGATTAATCGCATGTTCTATCGCAGGGATTCTTTGTGTTACACATCAGGCCTGGAAGATGTCCCACCGAACCAGGAGAACGATGATTCCGATGGTTTTACGTTTATCGAGTTGATGGTCGTCATAATTATTCTTGGTATGCTAGTGAGCATCGTGGGATTTAAGTTTCTCGGGAGAACCGAGGAGGCCAAACGGACGGCGGCGGGTCTTCAGACGAGAACCTTTGTTAACGCTCTTCAGCTCTATAAGCTCGATAACGGAAAATATCCCTCCTCGGATCAAGGTCTTGAGGCGTTGGTGAAAAAGCCTTCCTCGGGCAACGCTCCCAAGAAATGGGTCAAGGGTGGTTATCTTGAGGGCGGAAAAATTCCGCTCGACCCGTGGGGGAACCCTTACGTCTATACCTCTCCCGGCAGCGAAAGCCGGGACGTGGAAATTAAGTCTCTTGGCGCCGATGGCCAGGAGGGCGGCGATGGCGATAATGCGGATGTGGAAAGCTGGAATCTCAGATGATGAGGGGTTCACCCTCCTGGAATTTGCCATTGTAATAGTAATACTGGGTATTTTTTTAGGGTTGGCGTATCCTCGAATTCAAAAACAGATGGCGGGGGATCCGCTCAGGGAGAGCTCAACGAAACTCGCCGAGGGGATTCGCCGAGTGAGGGTATTCGCGATTTCGAATGGCCGTCTGCTTCGCCTAAGAATCACACTACCCAGAGGAGAGTTGAAGGTCGAGGCCACTGATGCTGGCGGCGAGTGGCTTGAGATGTCGGACTCGCCTATTAAAAAAGAAGCGCTCGCCGAGGGTGTCAGGCTCCTCAAGGTTCGCATACGAGGAGACAAAGACATCGACGAAGGTGAGGCGATTTTGAATTTTCTGCCGAGCGGAGAGACGCGCGGATCGTTGATGTATTTGGCGGGCGGATCCGATAAAGTCCGCACTCTGATTATCCATCCATTCCTTAATCATGTTGAAATACGCGATGGCCGAGTCAGCTTCCAGGCGTCCTAAATGGGGCCATGCCGGCTTCACGCTCCTCGAGATAACCGTCGCTATGGCGGTTGTGGCGACGGTGGCGCTTGCGGCGTTCAATCTCCAGAACCAGGGATTTCGTTCCTATATCAATTCGCGCCAGATGACCCACGCAGTACTTCTTGCTCAGGAAAAACTCACCGAGGCACAGATATCGTTGGCCTCTGCTGACGAGCAGGGGAAATTCGAAACGCCCTCGGGCGAAATTCTCCTTTGGAGCGTTCAAGTTAAGGAGACGAAGCTCCCCAAGCTGAAAATCGTGCGAATTGAAATTCGGGTGCCCGATAGCGTAGACCCCATTTTAGAGGCGGAAACATATGTCGCGGGCTCCTAGAGTTGTCACTGGTGGTGCGCCCACTGGCGGCGCGCCCGTTGGCGGCGCACTTGAGGTCCGGGAGAATCAGGCGGGCTTCACCTTGCTTGAGATGCTTGTTGCGCTCTCGATTCTCTCGCTCATGGCGGCGGGGATTTTCGCAAGTCTGGGCTCAAGCGCCACGCACACCGTTCGGGTTAAGGCGCGCCTTGAGAGCCAGCAGGCGCTCCGGACTGCCCTCCAGCACATTGCGTCTGATATCGAGGGTGTCTACTGGGTGAAGGGGGCCCAGCATCTTTTTTTCACCGGCAAGCGAGGAGACGGCGGAAAGGGACGGCGCGATGAATTGGAGTTTACGGCGATGCGCCGCCGGTTGCGTCGGCGTGGTGAAAGGTCTGGTGACCTCGTATCAATAGCGTATTCTCTGAGTACCGCTACCGGGGAGCAAAAGTTGATACGAACTGAATCTCTGATGCGGGGAGGTAAAGAATCTCTTGCCGCTCCTCCGGCCACTCTTGTTGAGAACGTCGAATCGGTGGCGTTTGAATATTTGGACAGGGAGGCGGGAAAAAGTAGTTCTTGGACCACAAACGATGAAAATAAAGATGATGTTTCTCTTCCGGCGGCTGTGCGCGTCACCCTGGGTATTGCGGGAGAAAAAAAGAGCATATCGATGCTCATCCCTATCCCGATGGGACTCAGGGCACCCGTTGAGCCTATCGCTTCTGTTCCGGTGGGCACTGGCACGACGCCGAATCAGCCCGGTGGCGAGGGGGAGAGTCCCTCTACCGGGGGAGCTGCTCCACCTCCCGATAACTTGGATCCTAATAACTTGAATCCTCAAGGCACATCGCCATGATGATGCGGCGGCGCTTTAAACGTGCCCGGGGCCAGCGCGGGGCTGCTCTTTTGATGGCCATCGCGGCAGCGGCGCTTTTGACGGCGATTGCGGTAGAGTTGATCGATAGCGCCCAGGGCGAGTTGCGACTTGTCGAGTCATATCGCGATGATTTCAGGGCCAGGTGGGCGGCGCGTGCGCCTGTTGCGCTGGCCATCGAAACACTAAAAGAAGATGGTGAAGGTTTCACCGGATTCACACAAAAGTGGGCGGAA containing:
- the gspG gene encoding type II secretion system major pseudopilin GspG translates to MFYRRDSLCYTSGLEDVPPNQENDDSDGFTFIELMVVIIILGMLVSIVGFKFLGRTEEAKRTAAGLQTRTFVNALQLYKLDNGKYPSSDQGLEALVKKPSSGNAPKKWVKGGYLEGGKIPLDPWGNPYVYTSPGSESRDVEIKSLGADGQEGGDGDNADVESWNLR
- a CDS encoding prepilin-type N-terminal cleavage/methylation domain-containing protein, whose translation is MAIMRMWKAGISDDEGFTLLEFAIVIVILGIFLGLAYPRIQKQMAGDPLRESSTKLAEGIRRVRVFAISNGRLLRLRITLPRGELKVEATDAGGEWLEMSDSPIKKEALAEGVRLLKVRIRGDKDIDEGEAILNFLPSGETRGSLMYLAGGSDKVRTLIIHPFLNHVEIRDGRVSFQAS
- a CDS encoding type II secretion system protein GspF, with the translated sequence MPVFIYRALDSRGRTHEDEIVAESSVAAREGIRKKGLFPVEVNDYAQGRKLPSLRSLFTRSGNFSATNLSDFTRQLATLLDAGLQVVPAMAILIRQSRDEASRRLLTQIRENVNEGMSLEKAMGEHPKIFAELYVSLVRAGEASGALGMILSRLADYLELQQNLRRRLSGALAYPALMVLTGTSVLIFMLTFVIPRVVKIFTQAQQDLPWPTRFLINGSYVLTQYAEIWLLAGVGLGAGVYLWLKTDKGLWAWEGAKLKIPLFGGLILKQSIARFGRTLGELLTAGLPILDAMTISKLVIGNRVLEHWVDQAKEETHKGGALSQALERSGYFPPVFTDMVGVGEESGRLDSMLLKVSAHLEDESESTIQTMMSLVEPLLILVMGVAVGFIVIAVLLPLFEISQIIR
- a CDS encoding prepilin-type N-terminal cleavage/methylation domain-containing protein; the encoded protein is MSRAPRVVTGGAPTGGAPVGGALEVRENQAGFTLLEMLVALSILSLMAAGIFASLGSSATHTVRVKARLESQQALRTALQHIASDIEGVYWVKGAQHLFFTGKRGDGGKGRRDELEFTAMRRRLRRRGERSGDLVSIAYSLSTATGEQKLIRTESLMRGGKESLAAPPATLVENVESVAFEYLDREAGKSSSWTTNDENKDDVSLPAAVRVTLGIAGEKKSISMLIPIPMGLRAPVEPIASVPVGTGTTPNQPGGEGESPSTGGAAPPPDNLDPNNLNPQGTSP
- the gspI gene encoding type II secretion system minor pseudopilin GspI; its protein translation is MAESASRRPKWGHAGFTLLEITVAMAVVATVALAAFNLQNQGFRSYINSRQMTHAVLLAQEKLTEAQISLASADEQGKFETPSGEILLWSVQVKETKLPKLKIVRIEIRVPDSVDPILEAETYVAGS